In Anaerolineales bacterium, the following proteins share a genomic window:
- a CDS encoding PQQ-dependent sugar dehydrogenase, whose protein sequence is MKRFLILLLLPILACNGLSTPPPSPSETASPSSTDTPPTQPLPPTSIPPTDLPPDATTFPNPDAYTWQLVTDGFDRPVDLQPDPSGRLWIVEKLGHIHLVQNGQRVKEPFINLEDRVNDSSNEMGVLGLALHPNFAQNGYFYVNYTGARGDTFISRFTANGDSADPNSEVILLRVEQPYPNHNGGTLNFGPDGYLYAGLGDGGSGGDPEGNGQSLDTLLGKILRIDVDSAQPYAVPPDNPFGDEIWAYGLRNPWRMSFDSLTGDLYIGDVGQGDWEEIDFSPAGSPGGENFGWDHREGAHDFEGGGPAGMIDPIAEYNHNEGGCSVTGGYVYRGAMPEWSGIYLYGDYCTGQVWGLIRSGGAWQNQLLFGTDFRITSFGQDANGEVYIIDDNGGVYLLTRK, encoded by the coding sequence ATGAAGCGTTTTTTGATTCTGCTTCTTTTGCCGATTCTGGCTTGTAATGGATTAAGTACCCCGCCTCCCTCGCCGAGTGAAACTGCCTCGCCCTCTTCGACGGATACTCCGCCCACGCAACCGCTCCCGCCGACCTCCATTCCTCCAACTGACCTGCCGCCGGATGCGACGACCTTTCCCAACCCGGACGCGTATACATGGCAACTCGTCACCGATGGTTTTGATCGTCCCGTAGATTTGCAACCCGACCCCTCAGGTCGTTTGTGGATTGTTGAAAAGTTGGGACACATCCATCTCGTGCAGAATGGACAGCGAGTCAAGGAGCCGTTCATCAACCTCGAAGATCGCGTCAACGACAGTTCCAATGAAATGGGGGTGCTGGGTCTTGCCTTGCATCCCAACTTCGCGCAGAACGGATACTTTTATGTCAATTACACCGGCGCGCGAGGCGATACTTTCATCTCACGTTTCACCGCCAACGGCGATTCGGCAGACCCGAACAGCGAAGTGATTCTGTTGCGCGTCGAGCAACCGTATCCGAATCACAACGGCGGGACGTTGAATTTCGGTCCCGATGGCTATTTGTACGCCGGTCTCGGTGACGGCGGCTCCGGCGGCGACCCCGAAGGCAATGGTCAATCGTTGGATACCCTGCTGGGGAAAATCCTACGCATAGATGTGGATTCGGCTCAACCGTATGCCGTTCCGCCTGATAACCCGTTCGGCGATGAGATTTGGGCGTATGGTTTGCGAAACCCATGGCGAATGTCGTTCGATTCGCTGACTGGCGATCTATACATCGGCGATGTGGGGCAGGGCGATTGGGAAGAGATTGACTTCAGTCCCGCCGGTTCACCGGGTGGCGAAAACTTCGGCTGGGATCACAGAGAAGGCGCGCATGATTTCGAAGGCGGCGGTCCCGCTGGAATGATTGATCCCATCGCGGAATACAACCATAACGAAGGCGGATGCTCTGTCACCGGCGGGTATGTCTATCGCGGCGCGATGCCTGAGTGGAGCGGAATCTACCTCTACGGCGATTACTGTACCGGGCAAGTTTGGGGGTTGATCCGCTCCGGGGGGGCGTGGCAGAATCAATTGTTGTTTGGAACGGATTTCCGCATCACCTCCTTTGGGCAGGACGCGAACGGCGAAGTCTATATCATTGACGATAACGGCGGCGTTTATCTGTTGACTCGTAAGTAG
- a CDS encoding YkvA family protein has translation MADKRPSKIMVPPQGGMLRDLVTRLKLIGRLMGDRRVNFFLKFLPLASVAYLFWPLDAIAIPFIGVLDDAAILWIGSTLFVELCPPKVVQEHINELASNMDDDSSGDVVDAETTDVDNQ, from the coding sequence ATGGCAGACAAACGACCTTCCAAGATCATGGTGCCGCCGCAAGGCGGTATGTTACGCGACCTCGTCACGCGCCTCAAACTCATCGGGCGGCTGATGGGCGACCGCCGCGTCAATTTCTTTCTCAAATTTCTTCCGCTCGCTTCGGTGGCGTATCTCTTCTGGCCCCTCGATGCGATCGCCATCCCCTTCATCGGCGTGCTCGATGACGCGGCGATCCTGTGGATCGGCTCAACCCTCTTCGTTGAACTCTGCCCGCCCAAAGTTGTTCAGGAACACATAAACGAACTCGCCAGTAACATGGATGACGATTCCAGCGGCGATGTTGTGGATGCCGAAACAACGGATGTGGACAATCAATGA
- a CDS encoding histone deacetylase, whose translation MTTVYTYVPSPNHIFPDHPERPGRLDVLQPRLDSFHAQLLDSKPASRDEVSLVHKPQLVSTLERVCREEAPGIIDYAPTYVTPSSFDDALLAAGGVLTCTRAVVRGEATNAFAIVRPPGHHAEPDRAMGFCIFNNVAVAARDAIANGLERVAIIDYDAHHGNGTQAAFLNEERVAFLSAHQFQPGFYPGTGALKDAPHAKKRIVNVPLPAYAGDSVYEQVADRIFKPFVESFKPQMILVSVGFDAHWSDPITSLGLSSAGYFMLAQKVSALAEEFCDGRIVFVLEGGYDPVNVANGAEATFLALTKSPRRNEAGDLSPHKEPDCESRIEEIRKWHGFSSVEFYN comes from the coding sequence ATGACCACTGTTTACACCTATGTGCCGTCGCCGAATCATATCTTTCCCGATCATCCTGAACGACCGGGGCGGCTGGATGTGTTACAGCCGCGACTCGATTCATTCCACGCGCAATTACTGGATTCAAAACCCGCTTCGCGCGACGAGGTGAGCCTGGTTCACAAACCCCAGCTTGTTTCAACGCTTGAACGCGTTTGCCGCGAGGAGGCGCCCGGCATCATTGACTACGCGCCGACGTATGTGACGCCCTCCTCGTTTGACGATGCCCTGCTCGCGGCAGGAGGTGTCCTCACGTGCACGCGCGCGGTGGTACGCGGCGAAGCGACAAACGCCTTCGCCATCGTCCGCCCGCCCGGGCATCACGCCGAACCAGACCGCGCGATGGGGTTTTGCATCTTCAACAATGTCGCCGTCGCCGCGCGGGATGCGATTGCAAACGGACTAGAACGCGTGGCGATCATTGACTACGACGCTCATCACGGCAACGGGACGCAAGCCGCGTTCCTGAACGAGGAGCGCGTCGCGTTCTTGTCGGCGCATCAATTCCAGCCCGGGTTTTATCCCGGCACCGGCGCGTTGAAGGACGCGCCTCATGCAAAGAAACGAATCGTCAACGTGCCATTGCCCGCTTACGCGGGCGATAGCGTTTATGAGCAAGTCGCCGATCGGATTTTCAAACCGTTCGTTGAATCGTTCAAGCCGCAGATGATTCTCGTCTCGGTTGGGTTCGACGCGCACTGGAGCGATCCGATCACATCGCTGGGGCTTTCATCCGCCGGGTATTTCATGCTGGCGCAAAAAGTCAGCGCTCTGGCAGAGGAATTTTGTGATGGAAGAATCGTTTTCGTGCTTGAGGGCGGCTACGACCCGGTCAACGTGGCGAACGGGGCTGAGGCAACCTTCCTAGCGCTGACCAAGTCTCCCCGTCGGAATGAAGCGGGAGATTTGAGTCCGCACAAGGAACCGGATTGCGAATCCCGCATCGAAGAAATACGAAAATGGCATGGATTTTCGTCAGTTGAGTTTTATAATTAG
- a CDS encoding dihydroorotate dehydrogenase-like protein gives MTDLSTTYLGMPLRNPIVASASPLSRKIDRAKKLEEAGIAAIVMYSLFEEQIIHESLELDHYLNRGSDSFAEALSYLPDGGLYGISPEKYLNQVAGLKKALTIPVIGSLNGVSKGGWTDYARRIEEAGADALELNMYYIPTDIHTTSDNIEDMQVELVAEVKSAIKIPLAVKLSPFYTSLPNFTKRLVEAGADGLVLFNRFYQPDFDLDELEIHHSLDLSDSSDLRLPLRWVSILYGKLNVDFALTSGVHTYTDALKAMMAGAKVAMMASNLLQFGEDVVGSILAYLQAWMKEHEYESIRQMQGSMSQKSVKEPEAFERANYMKVLNNFRNLP, from the coding sequence ATGACGGATCTTTCCACCACTTATCTTGGAATGCCGCTGCGGAACCCAATCGTCGCTTCCGCCTCCCCCCTCTCAAGAAAGATCGATCGCGCCAAAAAACTGGAGGAGGCTGGCATTGCGGCGATCGTGATGTATTCGCTCTTCGAGGAGCAGATCATCCACGAGAGTCTCGAATTGGATCACTACCTCAATCGCGGCAGTGATTCATTTGCCGAAGCGTTATCCTACCTGCCGGACGGGGGCTTGTACGGCATCAGCCCTGAAAAATATCTAAACCAAGTGGCGGGATTGAAAAAGGCTCTGACGATTCCCGTGATCGGGAGTTTGAACGGAGTCTCCAAAGGCGGCTGGACGGATTACGCGCGCCGCATCGAAGAAGCGGGCGCCGACGCGCTCGAACTCAACATGTACTACATCCCCACCGATATTCACACGACCTCCGACAACATCGAAGATATGCAGGTCGAGTTGGTGGCAGAGGTGAAATCTGCGATCAAAATTCCGCTGGCGGTGAAACTCAGCCCGTTTTATACGTCCCTGCCGAATTTCACGAAACGGCTGGTCGAAGCCGGAGCAGATGGGCTGGTATTGTTCAACCGCTTCTATCAACCGGATTTCGATCTGGACGAATTGGAAATCCACCACAGCCTGGATTTAAGCGATTCATCCGACCTGCGATTGCCCCTGCGTTGGGTTTCGATACTGTACGGCAAACTAAATGTGGACTTCGCGCTCACCAGCGGCGTACACACCTACACCGACGCCTTGAAGGCAATGATGGCGGGCGCGAAGGTCGCCATGATGGCATCCAACCTGCTTCAGTTCGGCGAGGATGTCGTCGGCTCGATCCTTGCTTATCTCCAAGCATGGATGAAGGAACACGAGTACGAATCCATCCGGCAAATGCAGGGGAGCATGAGTCAAAAATCCGTGAAGGAGCCGGAAGCCTTCGAACGCGCAAATTATATGAAGGTGTTGAATAATTTCAGAAACCTGCCCTGA
- a CDS encoding zinc ribbon domain-containing protein: MARRRTVGYIQNEWVCPNCNTRNKGGVKTCENCGAPQPENVQFELPSEQKFVTDENAVKAAQAGADIHCGFCGTRNPATATTCSQCGADLKEGKARAAGQVMQQPAAQPKIMKCDNCGTENPSSNAVCSNCGSPLPKLAPAQPAFNAPQARSGLSPAAPLTGKRSSRAPWVVAAAVLGCLAIICIGAIVLFAFPTSSVQATVTDVYWQTSVPVQEVQAVNYSNERGDPPSDAYNVSCHDESRDVCEQKTIDKGNGYSEVVEDCHTETETYCSYTVDEWTTIQTYTLDGHDLQPVYESPSVSSDQRIGNESETLTVYFTTEDGSQETYTADSISEFQQFTIGSTWTLNMNLAGGILSVEP, translated from the coding sequence ATGGCACGCAGGCGAACGGTTGGTTATATTCAAAACGAATGGGTCTGCCCGAATTGCAACACGCGCAACAAGGGCGGCGTAAAGACTTGTGAAAATTGCGGCGCGCCGCAACCGGAGAATGTGCAGTTCGAGTTGCCGTCGGAACAAAAGTTTGTGACGGACGAAAACGCGGTGAAAGCTGCGCAAGCCGGCGCGGACATCCATTGCGGATTCTGCGGGACGCGCAACCCCGCGACGGCAACGACTTGCTCGCAATGCGGCGCAGATTTGAAAGAGGGCAAAGCGCGCGCGGCGGGACAGGTGATGCAACAGCCAGCCGCGCAGCCGAAAATTATGAAATGCGACAACTGCGGGACTGAAAACCCCAGCAGTAACGCGGTGTGCTCCAATTGCGGCTCGCCCCTGCCGAAACTTGCGCCCGCGCAACCCGCGTTCAACGCGCCGCAAGCCCGCAGTGGACTCTCCCCCGCCGCGCCGCTGACCGGGAAGAGGTCATCGCGCGCGCCGTGGGTTGTCGCGGCGGCGGTGTTGGGATGTTTGGCGATCATTTGTATTGGCGCGATCGTTTTATTCGCTTTCCCCACTTCATCGGTGCAAGCGACTGTGACCGATGTGTACTGGCAAACTTCTGTGCCGGTGCAGGAAGTTCAGGCTGTGAATTATTCGAACGAGCGCGGCGACCCGCCCTCAGATGCGTACAATGTTTCGTGCCACGATGAGAGTCGCGATGTCTGCGAACAAAAGACGATTGACAAGGGCAATGGCTACTCGGAGGTTGTGGAGGACTGTCACACCGAGACCGAAACGTATTGCTCTTACACCGTTGACGAATGGACGACCATCCAAACGTACACGCTTGACGGACATGACTTACAACCCGTCTACGAAAGTCCAAGCGTCAGCTCCGACCAGCGGATTGGGAACGAATCCGAAACATTGACGGTTTACTTCACCACTGAAGACGGCTCACAGGAAACCTACACGGCTGACTCGATCTCCGAGTTTCAACAGTTCACAATCGGCAGCACGTGGACTTTGAACATGAATCTCGCAGGCGGGATTTTGAGCGTGGAGCCGTAA
- a CDS encoding NYN domain-containing protein: MPYLIDGHNLIPKLGLRLDSMDDEMELVAILQEFCRLERRQVDVFFDGAPSPHAGTRKLGAVTMHFSPLGSTADSAIRSRLRKLQKAAKNWTVVTSDRQVQSDARAAQAEVISSDEFAKTLKQAMNSPRVAKSERVVSKDEVDEWMKVFGRKEK; encoded by the coding sequence ATGCCTTATCTCATTGATGGACATAACCTGATCCCAAAACTCGGGTTGCGACTTGATTCCATGGATGATGAAATGGAATTGGTCGCGATCTTGCAGGAATTTTGCCGATTGGAACGCCGCCAAGTGGATGTGTTTTTCGACGGCGCCCCCTCGCCTCACGCCGGGACAAGGAAACTGGGCGCGGTGACTATGCATTTCTCACCCCTCGGCAGTACAGCCGATAGCGCCATCCGCAGCCGGTTGAGGAAACTGCAAAAAGCGGCAAAGAACTGGACGGTGGTCACTTCAGACCGGCAAGTACAATCCGATGCGCGCGCCGCGCAAGCGGAGGTGATTTCATCCGATGAGTTTGCGAAAACGCTCAAGCAGGCGATGAATTCGCCGCGCGTGGCGAAAAGCGAGCGCGTGGTATCTAAGGACGAGGTGGATGAGTGGATGAAGGTGTTTGGGAGGAAAGAGAAATGA
- the nifJ gene encoding pyruvate:ferredoxin (flavodoxin) oxidoreductase: MDKKPVIMMDGNEAAASVAHRLSEVIAIYPITPSSAMGEFADEWSAKGKPNLWGTVPLVIEMQSEGGAAGTVHGALQTGALTTTFTASQGLLLMIPNMYKIAGELTSAVFHVAARSIAAQGLSIFGDHQDVMAVRQTGWSLLSSGSVQEAHDLAAIAQMSTLKTRVPFLHFFDGFRTSHEVAKIFYLTDDELRLLLDGELVRAHRARALTPERPVLRGTAQNPDVYFQARETVNPFYAATPACVQELMDKFAEVTGRQYHLFDYAGHPEAERVIVIMGSGGETAEATVNYLAQKGEKVGALRVRLYRPFSMEHFIEALPASVKKIAVLDRTKEPGALGEPLYLDVVNALVENSKLKVEGKPATFQPSNLPTVIGGRYGLSSKEFTPAMVKATLDELSKPEPKNHFTVGIRDDVSHTSLDFDPSFSIEDEQTVRCVFFGLGSDGTVGANKNSIKIIGEETGNYAQGYFVYDSKKSGQMTTSHLRFGPKPIQAPYLIEPKQANFVACHQFNFLERFDVLKYAKDGAVFLLNSLYGPDTIWDHLPSEAQKDIIEKNLKFYVINGYDVAEKAGMGQRVNTIMQTAFFAISGVLPREQAIAEIKRAIQKTYGKRGEAVVKKNFEAVDATLEHLLEVNVPAAITSQSARRLPVPDEAPEFVKSVLGRMIQFEGDEVPVSALPNDGTYPLATSQWEKRNLALEIPVWDETLCIQCGKCVIVCPHAVIRHKVYSEVALADAPETFKHMPSKFKEFSAGYAYTVQVAPEDCTGCTLCVEACPVKDKTQVGRKAINMEPQPPLREAEAKNWDFFMTIPDLDRKLINPSTIKNSQLLRPLFEFSGACAGCGETPYVKLVSQLFGDRAVIANATGCSSIYGGNLPTTPWAVDSNGRGPAWSNSLFEDNAEFGLGMRLTLDKQNEYARELLESLSGDLGSDFAAALLNADQNDEQGIEAQRERVEELKNKLAKSNDPQAKDLVSIADSLVKKSVWIIGGDGWAYDIGYGGLDHVMASGRNVNILVLDTEVYSNTGGQASKATPRAAVAKFAMGGKGMPKKDLGLLAMSYGYVYVARIAMGANDQQTLRALLEAEAYDGPSLVIAYSPCIAHGYDMARSLDQTKFAVQSGHWSLYRYDPRLAEQGQNPLVIESKKPSIPFSQYAYNETRYKMLTQMDEERAEALIVAAEKDAQSRWALYQQMAAMHYGNGNGRKE; the protein is encoded by the coding sequence ATGGACAAAAAACCAGTCATAATGATGGACGGAAACGAAGCCGCGGCTTCGGTCGCGCATCGTCTGAGCGAAGTTATCGCCATCTATCCCATCACTCCTTCCTCCGCGATGGGCGAATTCGCCGATGAATGGTCGGCAAAAGGCAAACCGAATCTGTGGGGCACGGTTCCGCTCGTGATCGAAATGCAATCCGAAGGCGGCGCGGCGGGGACGGTCCACGGCGCGTTACAGACCGGCGCGCTCACCACCACCTTCACCGCCTCGCAAGGTTTGTTGTTGATGATCCCCAATATGTACAAGATCGCGGGCGAGCTCACCAGCGCGGTCTTTCACGTGGCGGCGCGTTCCATCGCGGCGCAGGGGCTTTCGATCTTCGGCGACCATCAGGATGTGATGGCTGTCCGCCAGACGGGTTGGTCATTACTTTCGAGCGGTTCGGTGCAAGAAGCGCACGACCTCGCCGCCATCGCGCAGATGTCCACGCTGAAAACGCGCGTCCCGTTCCTGCATTTCTTCGACGGATTCCGCACTTCGCACGAAGTCGCCAAAATTTTTTATCTTACGGACGACGAACTCCGCCTCCTTCTCGACGGGGAACTGGTTCGCGCGCATCGGGCGCGTGCCCTCACCCCCGAACGACCGGTCCTACGCGGCACCGCGCAGAATCCTGATGTTTACTTCCAAGCGCGCGAGACGGTAAATCCGTTCTACGCCGCGACGCCCGCCTGTGTGCAAGAGCTGATGGATAAATTCGCAGAGGTCACTGGCAGGCAATATCATCTCTTCGATTACGCCGGTCACCCCGAAGCGGAGCGCGTGATCGTCATCATGGGGTCAGGCGGCGAAACCGCCGAAGCGACGGTGAACTATCTCGCCCAAAAAGGCGAAAAGGTCGGCGCGTTGCGCGTGCGGCTGTATCGTCCGTTCTCGATGGAGCATTTCATCGAGGCTCTGCCCGCGTCCGTGAAAAAGATCGCCGTGCTAGACCGCACGAAAGAACCGGGCGCGCTTGGCGAGCCGTTGTACCTCGATGTTGTAAACGCGCTCGTTGAAAATTCCAAGTTGAAGGTTGAAGGTAAACCGGCAACTTTCCAACCTTCCAACCTTCCAACCGTTATCGGCGGAAGATACGGCTTATCGTCAAAAGAATTCACGCCAGCGATGGTAAAAGCGACCCTCGATGAATTGTCCAAGCCTGAGCCGAAGAACCATTTCACCGTCGGCATTCGCGATGACGTGAGCCACACAAGTTTGGATTTCGACCCGTCGTTTTCCATCGAAGACGAACAAACTGTCCGCTGTGTGTTCTTTGGGCTGGGGTCCGACGGCACAGTGGGAGCCAACAAGAACTCGATCAAGATCATCGGCGAAGAGACCGGGAATTACGCGCAGGGTTACTTCGTCTACGATTCGAAGAAGTCGGGACAGATGACCACGTCGCATTTGCGGTTTGGTCCCAAGCCGATTCAGGCCCCGTACTTGATCGAGCCGAAACAGGCGAATTTTGTAGCCTGTCACCAATTCAACTTCCTTGAACGGTTCGACGTGTTGAAATACGCCAAAGACGGCGCGGTCTTTTTGCTGAACAGTTTATATGGTCCCGATACGATCTGGGATCATCTTCCCAGCGAAGCGCAAAAAGATATTATCGAAAAGAATCTCAAGTTCTACGTTATCAACGGATACGACGTTGCCGAAAAGGCGGGCATGGGTCAACGCGTCAACACCATCATGCAGACGGCGTTCTTCGCCATCAGCGGAGTCTTACCGCGCGAGCAGGCGATCGCCGAGATCAAACGCGCCATCCAAAAAACCTATGGCAAGCGCGGCGAAGCGGTCGTGAAGAAAAACTTCGAGGCGGTGGATGCCACGCTTGAACATCTTTTGGAGGTCAACGTCCCGGCGGCGATAACGTCGCAGTCGGCGCGCCGGCTCCCCGTCCCGGATGAAGCGCCTGAGTTCGTGAAGAGCGTGCTGGGGAGGATGATCCAGTTCGAGGGCGATGAAGTCCCCGTCTCCGCGCTTCCGAATGACGGCACGTATCCGCTGGCGACATCGCAATGGGAGAAGCGCAACCTCGCGCTCGAAATCCCGGTATGGGACGAGACGTTGTGCATCCAATGCGGGAAGTGCGTAATCGTGTGTCCGCACGCGGTGATACGGCACAAAGTGTACAGCGAGGTTGCGCTGGCGGACGCGCCTGAAACGTTCAAACACATGCCGTCGAAGTTCAAAGAGTTTTCGGCGGGCTATGCCTACACGGTGCAGGTCGCGCCGGAGGATTGCACCGGCTGTACCCTGTGCGTGGAAGCGTGCCCAGTGAAAGATAAAACGCAGGTCGGGCGGAAAGCCATCAACATGGAACCGCAGCCGCCTTTGCGCGAAGCCGAAGCGAAGAACTGGGATTTCTTCATGACGATTCCCGATCTGGACCGGAAGTTGATCAATCCTTCGACGATCAAGAATTCGCAATTGCTGAGACCTTTGTTTGAATTTAGCGGCGCCTGCGCGGGATGCGGCGAAACTCCGTATGTAAAACTGGTCTCGCAGTTGTTCGGCGACCGGGCGGTGATCGCGAACGCAACCGGCTGTTCTTCGATCTACGGCGGCAACCTCCCCACTACGCCGTGGGCGGTGGACTCAAACGGACGCGGTCCCGCATGGTCGAACTCGTTATTCGAAGATAACGCCGAGTTCGGTTTAGGCATGAGGCTCACGCTCGATAAACAAAATGAATATGCCCGCGAACTGCTTGAAAGCCTGAGCGGAGATTTGGGCAGTGATTTCGCGGCAGCGCTTTTGAACGCGGACCAAAATGACGAACAGGGGATCGAAGCGCAGCGCGAGCGTGTGGAAGAGTTGAAGAACAAACTCGCCAAATCCAACGATCCGCAAGCGAAGGATCTGGTCAGCATCGCCGACTCACTCGTGAAGAAATCCGTGTGGATCATCGGCGGCGACGGCTGGGCGTATGATATCGGCTATGGCGGTCTCGATCACGTGATGGCAAGCGGACGCAATGTGAACATCCTCGTTCTCGATACCGAAGTGTATTCCAACACCGGCGGACAGGCGAGCAAAGCCACGCCGCGCGCGGCGGTCGCCAAGTTTGCGATGGGCGGCAAAGGAATGCCAAAAAAGGATTTAGGCTTGCTCGCCATGTCGTACGGTTACGTCTATGTGGCGCGCATCGCAATGGGCGCGAACGATCAACAGACCTTGCGCGCCTTGCTCGAAGCCGAGGCATACGATGGACCATCGCTGGTCATCGCGTACAGTCCTTGCATTGCGCACGGGTACGATATGGCGCGCAGTCTCGACCAGACGAAATTCGCAGTACAATCGGGCCACTGGTCCCTCTATCGTTACGATCCGCGTCTTGCCGAACAAGGACAGAACCCGCTGGTCATCGAATCGAAAAAGCCGAGCATTCCGTTCTCGCAATATGCCTACAACGAGACGCGTTACAAGATGCTCACGCAAATGGACGAGGAACGCGCCGAAGCGTTGATCGTCGCAGCCGAGAAGGACGCGCAGAGCCGCTGGGCGTTGTACCAGCAAATGGCGGCGATGCACTATGGAAACGGCAATGGACGCAAGGAGTAA
- a CDS encoding OsmC family protein: MELLIDFPGGARVDAHFDGHTVKTDQPAMGGGEDSAPTPFEVFLASIGACAGIYILGFCRQRNLPTEGIRILQRTRTNPNSGKLEKVEMEIQIPPSFPQQYHSALIRSAELCKVKKTLENPPLFEITTRETETA, encoded by the coding sequence ATGGAACTATTGATTGACTTTCCCGGCGGCGCGCGCGTGGACGCGCACTTCGACGGGCACACGGTGAAAACGGATCAACCGGCGATGGGCGGAGGCGAGGATTCGGCGCCGACGCCATTCGAGGTGTTCCTCGCTTCGATTGGCGCTTGCGCGGGCATTTACATCCTCGGCTTTTGCCGCCAGCGCAACCTGCCCACCGAAGGGATTCGCATCTTGCAACGGACTCGAACGAACCCCAACTCCGGCAAATTGGAAAAGGTGGAAATGGAAATTCAAATCCCACCGTCTTTCCCACAACAATATCACAGCGCGCTGATCCGCTCGGCGGAACTATGCAAGGTGAAGAAGACGCTGGAGAATCCTCCGCTCTTTGAAATTACCACGCGCGAAACAGAAACCGCGTAG
- a CDS encoding aromatic amino acid ammonia-lyase, with protein MPITLDGSSLTIEKLVAIARDNEKVELAPEALERIKICRAMLEEKLANKEIMYGTNTGIGEFSEKILNEEQVKDFQKYLIYNHAAGIGEPLPIENVRAALAGRINVHAHGNSGCRPEITLTFVEMLNKGVTPVVSTKGSVGASGDLAPMAQAALLLMGEGEAFYDGERMSGSEAMRRAGIKIPGLQARDGLAAINGSNVLTAMSALHIYDMERFIKQAEIAAAMTIEALLGNLKPYSTKLHELRGFSGAIVSAKNIMKVLEGSDLKTGKMKTKVQDAYSMRSTPQVIGAARDAIAYARSQVEIELNGVGDNPIFIPEDKLTLTGANFQGSPVSLPMDMAGAAITMVCVLSERRMNRMTNPALSQGLPDFLAHEPGFYSGMMLSQYTADHLIVEQRILSAPASIQSIPAAADQEDFVSMGMNTALKNGQILDNAYGVLGIEFMAAAQAMDFRQFLPGRGTNRAREVIRQYVEHLEVDRPLYSDHNAMKNLVQRGEILDEVEKVVGRLG; from the coding sequence ATGCCCATCACCCTCGACGGATCGTCTCTCACCATCGAAAAACTCGTCGCTATTGCGCGCGATAACGAAAAAGTGGAACTCGCCCCCGAAGCGTTGGAGCGCATCAAAATCTGTCGTGCCATGCTGGAGGAAAAGCTTGCCAACAAAGAGATCATGTATGGCACGAATACCGGTATCGGTGAGTTTTCGGAGAAGATTCTCAACGAAGAACAGGTGAAAGACTTTCAAAAATATCTGATCTACAACCACGCGGCGGGAATTGGCGAACCGCTGCCGATTGAAAACGTCCGCGCCGCGCTGGCGGGGAGGATTAACGTTCATGCGCACGGGAATTCTGGTTGCCGACCTGAGATCACGCTCACCTTTGTGGAGATGTTGAACAAGGGAGTAACGCCCGTTGTTTCAACAAAAGGCTCGGTCGGCGCGAGCGGCGACCTGGCGCCGATGGCGCAAGCCGCGTTGCTGTTGATGGGGGAGGGCGAAGCGTTTTACGATGGCGAGCGCATGTCGGGGTCCGAAGCGATGCGGCGGGCTGGAATCAAAATCCCCGGCTTGCAAGCGCGCGACGGTCTTGCCGCGATCAACGGATCCAATGTGTTGACCGCCATGTCTGCGTTGCATATCTACGACATGGAACGATTTATCAAACAAGCGGAGATTGCCGCGGCGATGACGATCGAAGCGTTGCTTGGAAATCTCAAGCCATACAGCACGAAATTGCATGAACTGCGCGGTTTCAGCGGCGCGATAGTCTCTGCAAAAAATATTATGAAAGTTCTTGAAGGTTCGGATCTGAAGACCGGCAAGATGAAAACCAAAGTGCAGGACGCGTACTCGATGCGTTCGACCCCGCAAGTGATCGGCGCGGCGCGTGACGCGATTGCGTACGCGCGCTCGCAAGTCGAGATCGAATTGAATGGCGTTGGCGATAATCCGATATTCATCCCCGAAGATAAATTGACTCTCACCGGCGCAAACTTTCAGGGTTCGCCGGTTTCACTGCCGATGGACATGGCGGGCGCGGCGATCACGATGGTGTGCGTCCTATCCGAGCGGCGGATGAACCGCATGACGAACCCGGCTCTTTCGCAGGGTCTGCCTGATTTCCTCGCTCACGAGCCGGGCTTCTACTCCGGGATGATGCTCAGCCAATACACAGCGGATCATTTAATTGTTGAGCAACGAATCTTATCCGCGCCCGCGTCGATTCAATCCATCCCTGCCGCGGCGGACCAGGAAGATTTCGTCTCGATGGGCATGAACACCGCCCTGAAAAATGGACAGATTCTCGACAACGCCTATGGCGTGTTGGGAATCGAATTCATGGCGGCGGCGCAAGCCATGGACTTCCGCCAGTTCCTGCCGGGACGCGGCACGAACCGCGCGCGCGAAGTCATTCGCCAATATGTGGAGCATCTCGAAGTGGATCGTCCGTTGTATAGCGATCACAACGCAATGAAGAATTTGGTGCAGCGCGGCGAGATTTTGGATGAAGTGGAGAAGGTGGTGGGGAGGCTGGGGTGA